From the genome of Pelmatolapia mariae isolate MD_Pm_ZW linkage group LG12, Pm_UMD_F_2, whole genome shotgun sequence, one region includes:
- the LOC134638516 gene encoding rho guanine nucleotide exchange factor 28-like isoform X5, whose protein sequence is MDSDSDCPFNYSWPSFPKMRMRRKMGKKEKSQSIRESQASSPTLAAAARLSAMIHGKDQVYANAMLVDQVDDADIKYRSPGEEEVSPASHVDSSSWDSFSATPPNSGNCSQSRCPSSPHNRLRGIQGSGLENHREQSPLVSPPCPFASSPSFPSSPLASALRLFEGAHKRQPQTGLPLSPSLSRRGCSFIEASRGLSPSLECDSGEEDILGHSYPSSSLRQQSIQHSSSGGERDSFDASPDFSRTQSDITHKSTKSPEEAEVRLRSYSYSSPKAKPSRPLLNRDATITDLEEEQRTFNLTETPREKRVLGFRKRTQSAEEESSAPLEHLTLTEFLKEIEDEDWDKYIIPSKVESEKYKVSRTFSFLKSRMSSTRSKTKVKGKEVKEGKEKSVTPNGHQFVPVSPSGPALCVACDKPVSGKELLQCSNCLLNVHKNCRESVAACAKKPQDRNALLMKSKAFSLPQNPVKENPPSSIFASSSCPSSSLPTMNREKKETVAPLTKSLSISADSRRLSDSAGADSECAAPTCTISSLSDDGTPVTTTPPAIDLPITTQDTVDAPLLSDLSADLLGLEAESWSLAVTAEFCRQHDRHTIKRQDVIYELMQTELHHIQTLTVMSEVFRRGMLEELQLDWDCVARIFPCLDPLLVFHRNLFRALQERRQAETQTENSQNYIIHRIGDILLQQFSDENAEKMKNLYGEFCSHHIEAVNVFKELQQQNKKLQNFVRQQSNNSLVRRREVPEFILLVTQRITKYPVLLERILQYTKEGSIEHSDLSTALAQIRDVVAAVDLTVNKYEKFQELQEVLARLENKSFAKLKNGKVFRKQDLHSKHRDLQHKGLVYWKTATGRLKDTLALLLTDILVFLQEKDQRFIFAAVDQKPPVIPLQKLIVREVANEERGMFLISASSAGPEMYEVHTTSREERNAWMRHIRQAVESCPEEEEEDERSAETEEARQAAEMRIQKITKFQETLLGQDQRICNSLEEKLQLYAELTELTLQSPEPVPHRHLLVEPVPYTDSETPRQASSLLTAALREAENLITILQARDGMAVQSQSSPVRGPECCSYNSHGSSIQESPSEPDYLSTLSMSSTSLGSDSELAGMDNSLWSSAVELRKGENKGTLVKMAESVQSLTQLLYSLQAAVTLQDSCYEVHQLLLQEGEGPQLRTLTSLQSSLEQEKQRSIEKKKEEVEKKGLERKKEEVDEVQKLQVKLKQEQQRWDKECLAREKQQSEQETLLEQREQQCLLEAERLRYEREELEAQLLEYQQNLDRLREGQRSVEREKEKIEAQQRLLQSWRHSRQSSLPVMIPLGEYKGSTHSRSGSLDGNCSVYKNEAALLTSLQQNHLHQPTNNNQHQHPLSMPRKNHEDPLHSSTYSTNLGLSASLYNSLNTLLSQTHSKQPLDGMTYPSYSNNHDCPQALNDSIHPFGSRITAQTQETNTSNFRPVVDKQSPDPWRSEVTRHRLYEDGFSSSHSLNPLLPPQAYLSLEGQNRDEGVEENIVYL, encoded by the exons CGCTCTCCAGGGGAAGAGGAGGTCAGCCCTGCATCTCATGTTGACAGCTCCAGCTGGGATTCGTTCTCTGCGACTCCCCCTAATTCAGGGAACTGCTCCCAGAGCCGGTGCCCATCGTCACCCCACAACAGGCTGAGGGGAATCCAAGGTTCTGGCCTGGAGAACCACAGAGAGCAGTCCCCTCTTGTCTCTCCCCCCTGTCCTTTCGCTTCCTCCCCGTCTTTTCCTTCCTCGCCCCTGGCTTCCGCCCTCCGTTTGTTTGAGGGAGCACACAAGCGTCAGCCGCAGACAGGCTTGCCACTCTCTCCTTCTTTGAGTCGTAGAGGATGCAGCTTCATAGAGGCAAGCCGAGGCCTGAG CCCTAGTCTAGAGTGTGACAGTGGAGAGGAGGACATACTGGGACATTCCTACCCATCTTCATCTTTAAGGCAACAGTCCATTCAGCACTCCAGctcaggaggagagagagactcTTTTGACGCTTCTCCAGATTTCAGTCGTACGCAATCCGACATCACGCACAAATCAACCAAG AGCCCAGAGGAGGCTGAGGTCCGTCTTCGCTCCTACTCCTACTCCTCCCCTAAAGCAAAGCCGTCACGGCCACTGCTAAACCGCGATGCAACAATCACTGATTTGGAAGAAG AGCAGAGAACATTCAACTTGACTGAGACGCccagagaaaagag GGTTTTGGGTTTCCGTAAGCGGACCCAGTcagcagaggaggagagcaGCGCACCACTCGAACACCTCACCCTCACAGAGTTCCTCAAAGA GATCGAGGATGAGGACTGGGATAAATACATAATCCCATCTAAGGTCGAGTCAGAGAAGTATAAAGTCAGCCGGACCTTCAGCTTCCTCAAGAGCAGGATGTCGAGCACTCGCAGCAAGACTAAG GTGAAGGGTAAAGAGGTGAAGGAGGGAAAGGAGAAGTCAGTCACTCCTAATGGTCATCAGTTTGTTCCTGTGTCTCCATCTGGTCCTGCTCTTTGTGTGGCCTGTGATAAGCCTGTTTCTGGGAAGGAGCTGTTGCAGTGCTCCA ACTGTTTACTGAATGTTCATAAGAACTGTCGGGAGTCTGTTGCAGCCTGTGCAAAG AAACCGCAAGACAGGAATGCATTGCTGATGAAAAGCAAGGCCTTTTCTCTCCCGCAGA ACCCTGTCAAAGAAAACCCTCCATCCTCCATTTTCGCTTCTTCTTCCTGCCCGTCCTCTTCGCTTCCAACAatgaacagagaaaaaaaagaaacagtcgCACCACTTACTAAAAGCCTCTCCATCTCTGCAGACAGCAG ACGGCTGAGCGACTCAGCAGGTGCGGACTCTGAGTGTGCTGCTCCAACTTGCACTATTAGCTCACTGTCTGATGACGGGACACCAGTCACAACGACTCCCCCAGCCATCGACCTGCCTATCACCACACAAG atactgttgATGCTCCTTTACTGAGCGACCTGTCTGCTGACCTGCTGGGACTTGAAGCAGAGTCATGGAGTCTTGCAGTCACTGCCGAATTTTGTAGGCAACACGACAGACACACAATCAAACGCCAGGATGTTATTTATG AGCTGATGCAGACCGAGCTGCACCATATCCAGACCCTGACGGTCATGTCGGAGGTGTTCAGGAGAGGCATGCTGGAggagctgcagctggattgGGACTGTGTGGCCCGGATTTTCCCCTGTTTGGATCCCCTGCTGGTCTTCCACAGGAACCTCTTCAGAGCTCTGCAGGAACGCAGACAGGCTGAAACCCAAACAGAGAACTCCCAAAATTACATCATCCACAGGATTGGAGATATACTACTTCAGCAG TTCTCAGATGAAAATGCTGAGAAGATGAAAAACTTGTATGGAGAGTTCTGCAGTCACCACATCGAAGCTGTCAACGTCTTCAAAGAGCTACAGCAACAGAACAAGAAACTTCAAAACTTTGTCAGG CAACAGAGCAATAACTCGCTGGTCAGACGAAGAGAGGTCCCAGAATTTATCCTGCTTGTAACTCAGCGCATCACCAAGTACCCAGTGCTGCTGGAGAGGATATTACAGTATACCAAGG AGGGAAGTATAGAACACTCTGACCTGTCAACTGCCCTGGCTCAGATCCGTGATGTTGTTGCAGCAGTGGACCTGACTGTAAATAAATATGAGAAGTTTCAGGAGCTTCAGGAAGTGCTGGCCCGGCTGGAGAACAAAAGCTTTGCCAAGCTCAAGAATGGCAAGGTGTTTCGCAAACAGGACCTGCACAGCAAACATAgggatctgcagcacaaagGGCTGGTCTACTGGAAAACAGCCACAGGACGTCTGAAAG ATACGTTGGCTCTTTTGCTCACTGACATTCTAGTTTTCCTGCAAGAGAAAGATCAGCGCTTCATATTTGCTGCTGTG GACCAGAAGCCTCCAGTAATCCCTCTACAAAAGCTCATCGTCAGAGAAGTTGCCAATGAAGAGAGAGGGATGTTTCTCATCTCTGCATCCTCAGCGGGGCCAGAGATGTATGAAGTTCATACCAccagcagagaggagaggaatgCATGGATGAGACACATTCGACAAGCTGTAGAGAG CTGtcctgaggaagaggaggaagatgagcGAAGTGCTGAGACCGAGGAAGCCAGGCAAGCTGCAGAAATGAGAATTCAGAAGATCACCAAGTTCCAAG AAACGCTGTTGGGTCAGGACCAACGAATCTGCAACAGCCTGGAGGAGAAGTTACAGCTTTATGCTGAGCTTACAGAATTAACCCTCCAGTCACCAGAACCCGTACCACATCGCCACCTGCTGGTAGAACCAGTACCATACACCGACAGTGAGACACCAAGACAGGCCTCTTCACTGCTCACAGCTGCACTCAGAGAAG CTGAAAACCTGATCACCATTCTCCAGGCTCGTGATGGCATGGCTGTGCAGAGTCAGAGCTCTCCTGTCCGAGGCCCTGAGTGCTGCAGTTATAACAGCCACGGCAGCAGCATTCAGGAGTCTCCCTCTGAGC CGGATTATCTGAGCACGCTAAGTATGAGCTCCACCTCTCTTGGATCTGACAGTGAATTAGCCGGGATGGACAATTCGTTGTGGAGCTCCGCTGTCGAGCTGAGAAAAGGAGAGAACAAAGGGACACTGGTGAAG ATGGCAGAGAGTGTCCAGAGCCTGACCCAACTTCTATACAGTCTACAG GCAGCTGTGACCCTCCAGGACAGCTGCTATGAAGTCCACCAGCTCCTTCTTCAGGAGGGAGAAGGACCTCAGCTCCGAACACTCACCTCCCTTCAAAGCAGCCTG GAGCAGGAGAAGCAGAGGAGTattgagaagaaaaaagaggaagtggaaaAGAAGGGTttagagaggaagaaagaagaggTGGATGAGGTGCAGAAACTCCAGGTGAAGCTGAAACAAGAGCAACAACGTTGGGACAAAGAGTGTCTGGCCAGAGAGAAACAACAG AGTGAACAGGAAACTTTGCTGGAGCAGCGGGAGCAGCAGTGTCTTCTGGAAGCTGAGCGGCTGCGCTATGAGCGTGAGGAGCTGGAGGCCCAGCTGCTGGAGTACCAGCAAAATCTTGACAGACTGAGGGAGGGTCAGAGGAGTGtggagagggagaaggagaagaTCGAAGCGCAACAGAGACTGCTCCAGAGCTGGAGACATAGCCGCCAGAGCAGCCTGCCTGTTATGATTCCACTGGGTGAATACAAG GGGTCTACCCACAGCCGCTCAGGGAGCCTGGATGGCAACTGTTCAGTCTACAAGAATGAGGCAGCTTTGCTCACCTCACTCCAACAGAACCACCTCCACCAgcccaccaacaacaaccagcACCAGCATCCTCTCTCCATGCCAAGAAAAAACCACGAAGACCCCCTGCATAGTTCCACCTATTCGACCAACCTCGGCCTCAGTGCCAGCCTCTACAACAGCCTCAACACCCTGCTGAGCCAGACACACAGCAAACAGCCGCTGGATGGCATGACATACCCGAGCTACAGTAACAATCATGACTGTCCTCAGGCCCTGAATGACTCCATCCACCCCTTTGGCAGCAGGATCACTGCACAAACACAGGAGACCAACACTT CAAACTTCAGACCGGTGGTGGACAAACAATCCCCGGATCcgtggaggtcagaggtcacacgGCATAGACTTTATGAGGACGGCTTCTCTTCCTCTCACTCTCTTAACCCTCTCCTCCCCCCTCAGGCATACCTCTCTCTCGAAGGGCAGAATAGGGATGAGGGAGTTGAGGAGAACATTGTTTACCTCTAA
- the LOC134638516 gene encoding rho guanine nucleotide exchange factor 28-like isoform X4 produces the protein MYVCVVTALYPDINGENSVIEENVPSFFSEVYEQPLMFCLNEEDEEDEPSQSDSEKSQSIRESQASSPTLAAAARLSAMIHGKDQVYANAMLVDQVDDADIKYRSPGEEEVSPASHVDSSSWDSFSATPPNSGNCSQSRCPSSPHNRLRGIQGSGLENHREQSPLVSPPCPFASSPSFPSSPLASALRLFEGAHKRQPQTGLPLSPSLSRRGCSFIEASRGLSPSLECDSGEEDILGHSYPSSSLRQQSIQHSSSGGERDSFDASPDFSRTQSDITHKSTKSPEEAEVRLRSYSYSSPKAKPSRPLLNRDATITDLEEEQRTFNLTETPREKRVLGFRKRTQSAEEESSAPLEHLTLTEFLKEIEDEDWDKYIIPSKVESEKYKVSRTFSFLKSRMSSTRSKTKVKGKEVKEGKEKSVTPNGHQFVPVSPSGPALCVACDKPVSGKELLQCSNCLLNVHKNCRESVAACAKKPQDRNALLMKSKAFSLPQNPVKENPPSSIFASSSCPSSSLPTMNREKKETVAPLTKSLSISADSRRLSDSAGADSECAAPTCTISSLSDDGTPVTTTPPAIDLPITTQDTVDAPLLSDLSADLLGLEAESWSLAVTAEFCRQHDRHTIKRQDVIYELMQTELHHIQTLTVMSEVFRRGMLEELQLDWDCVARIFPCLDPLLVFHRNLFRALQERRQAETQTENSQNYIIHRIGDILLQQFSDENAEKMKNLYGEFCSHHIEAVNVFKELQQQNKKLQNFVRQQSNNSLVRRREVPEFILLVTQRITKYPVLLERILQYTKEGSIEHSDLSTALAQIRDVVAAVDLTVNKYEKFQELQEVLARLENKSFAKLKNGKVFRKQDLHSKHRDLQHKGLVYWKTATGRLKDTLALLLTDILVFLQEKDQRFIFAAVDQKPPVIPLQKLIVREVANEERGMFLISASSAGPEMYEVHTTSREERNAWMRHIRQAVESCPEEEEEDERSAETEEARQAAEMRIQKITKFQETLLGQDQRICNSLEEKLQLYAELTELTLQSPEPVPHRHLLVEPVPYTDSETPRQASSLLTAALREAENLITILQARDGMAVQSQSSPVRGPECCSYNSHGSSIQESPSEPDYLSTLSMSSTSLGSDSELAGMDNSLWSSAVELRKGENKGTLVKMAESVQSLTQLLYSLQAAVTLQDSCYEVHQLLLQEGEGPQLRTLTSLQSSLEQEKQRSIEKKKEEVEKKGLERKKEEVDEVQKLQVKLKQEQQRWDKECLAREKQQSEQETLLEQREQQCLLEAERLRYEREELEAQLLEYQQNLDRLREGQRSVEREKEKIEAQQRLLQSWRHSRQSSLPVMIPLGEYKGSTHSRSGSLDGNCSVYKNEAALLTSLQQNHLHQPTNNNQHQHPLSMPRKNHEDPLHSSTYSTNLGLSASLYNSLNTLLSQTHSKQPLDGMTYPSYSNNHDCPQALNDSIHPFGSRITAQTQETNTSNFRPVVDKQSPDPWRSEVTRHRLYEDGFSSSHSLNPLLPPQAYLSLEGQNRDEGVEENIVYL, from the exons CGCTCTCCAGGGGAAGAGGAGGTCAGCCCTGCATCTCATGTTGACAGCTCCAGCTGGGATTCGTTCTCTGCGACTCCCCCTAATTCAGGGAACTGCTCCCAGAGCCGGTGCCCATCGTCACCCCACAACAGGCTGAGGGGAATCCAAGGTTCTGGCCTGGAGAACCACAGAGAGCAGTCCCCTCTTGTCTCTCCCCCCTGTCCTTTCGCTTCCTCCCCGTCTTTTCCTTCCTCGCCCCTGGCTTCCGCCCTCCGTTTGTTTGAGGGAGCACACAAGCGTCAGCCGCAGACAGGCTTGCCACTCTCTCCTTCTTTGAGTCGTAGAGGATGCAGCTTCATAGAGGCAAGCCGAGGCCTGAG CCCTAGTCTAGAGTGTGACAGTGGAGAGGAGGACATACTGGGACATTCCTACCCATCTTCATCTTTAAGGCAACAGTCCATTCAGCACTCCAGctcaggaggagagagagactcTTTTGACGCTTCTCCAGATTTCAGTCGTACGCAATCCGACATCACGCACAAATCAACCAAG AGCCCAGAGGAGGCTGAGGTCCGTCTTCGCTCCTACTCCTACTCCTCCCCTAAAGCAAAGCCGTCACGGCCACTGCTAAACCGCGATGCAACAATCACTGATTTGGAAGAAG AGCAGAGAACATTCAACTTGACTGAGACGCccagagaaaagag GGTTTTGGGTTTCCGTAAGCGGACCCAGTcagcagaggaggagagcaGCGCACCACTCGAACACCTCACCCTCACAGAGTTCCTCAAAGA GATCGAGGATGAGGACTGGGATAAATACATAATCCCATCTAAGGTCGAGTCAGAGAAGTATAAAGTCAGCCGGACCTTCAGCTTCCTCAAGAGCAGGATGTCGAGCACTCGCAGCAAGACTAAG GTGAAGGGTAAAGAGGTGAAGGAGGGAAAGGAGAAGTCAGTCACTCCTAATGGTCATCAGTTTGTTCCTGTGTCTCCATCTGGTCCTGCTCTTTGTGTGGCCTGTGATAAGCCTGTTTCTGGGAAGGAGCTGTTGCAGTGCTCCA ACTGTTTACTGAATGTTCATAAGAACTGTCGGGAGTCTGTTGCAGCCTGTGCAAAG AAACCGCAAGACAGGAATGCATTGCTGATGAAAAGCAAGGCCTTTTCTCTCCCGCAGA ACCCTGTCAAAGAAAACCCTCCATCCTCCATTTTCGCTTCTTCTTCCTGCCCGTCCTCTTCGCTTCCAACAatgaacagagaaaaaaaagaaacagtcgCACCACTTACTAAAAGCCTCTCCATCTCTGCAGACAGCAG ACGGCTGAGCGACTCAGCAGGTGCGGACTCTGAGTGTGCTGCTCCAACTTGCACTATTAGCTCACTGTCTGATGACGGGACACCAGTCACAACGACTCCCCCAGCCATCGACCTGCCTATCACCACACAAG atactgttgATGCTCCTTTACTGAGCGACCTGTCTGCTGACCTGCTGGGACTTGAAGCAGAGTCATGGAGTCTTGCAGTCACTGCCGAATTTTGTAGGCAACACGACAGACACACAATCAAACGCCAGGATGTTATTTATG AGCTGATGCAGACCGAGCTGCACCATATCCAGACCCTGACGGTCATGTCGGAGGTGTTCAGGAGAGGCATGCTGGAggagctgcagctggattgGGACTGTGTGGCCCGGATTTTCCCCTGTTTGGATCCCCTGCTGGTCTTCCACAGGAACCTCTTCAGAGCTCTGCAGGAACGCAGACAGGCTGAAACCCAAACAGAGAACTCCCAAAATTACATCATCCACAGGATTGGAGATATACTACTTCAGCAG TTCTCAGATGAAAATGCTGAGAAGATGAAAAACTTGTATGGAGAGTTCTGCAGTCACCACATCGAAGCTGTCAACGTCTTCAAAGAGCTACAGCAACAGAACAAGAAACTTCAAAACTTTGTCAGG CAACAGAGCAATAACTCGCTGGTCAGACGAAGAGAGGTCCCAGAATTTATCCTGCTTGTAACTCAGCGCATCACCAAGTACCCAGTGCTGCTGGAGAGGATATTACAGTATACCAAGG AGGGAAGTATAGAACACTCTGACCTGTCAACTGCCCTGGCTCAGATCCGTGATGTTGTTGCAGCAGTGGACCTGACTGTAAATAAATATGAGAAGTTTCAGGAGCTTCAGGAAGTGCTGGCCCGGCTGGAGAACAAAAGCTTTGCCAAGCTCAAGAATGGCAAGGTGTTTCGCAAACAGGACCTGCACAGCAAACATAgggatctgcagcacaaagGGCTGGTCTACTGGAAAACAGCCACAGGACGTCTGAAAG ATACGTTGGCTCTTTTGCTCACTGACATTCTAGTTTTCCTGCAAGAGAAAGATCAGCGCTTCATATTTGCTGCTGTG GACCAGAAGCCTCCAGTAATCCCTCTACAAAAGCTCATCGTCAGAGAAGTTGCCAATGAAGAGAGAGGGATGTTTCTCATCTCTGCATCCTCAGCGGGGCCAGAGATGTATGAAGTTCATACCAccagcagagaggagaggaatgCATGGATGAGACACATTCGACAAGCTGTAGAGAG CTGtcctgaggaagaggaggaagatgagcGAAGTGCTGAGACCGAGGAAGCCAGGCAAGCTGCAGAAATGAGAATTCAGAAGATCACCAAGTTCCAAG AAACGCTGTTGGGTCAGGACCAACGAATCTGCAACAGCCTGGAGGAGAAGTTACAGCTTTATGCTGAGCTTACAGAATTAACCCTCCAGTCACCAGAACCCGTACCACATCGCCACCTGCTGGTAGAACCAGTACCATACACCGACAGTGAGACACCAAGACAGGCCTCTTCACTGCTCACAGCTGCACTCAGAGAAG CTGAAAACCTGATCACCATTCTCCAGGCTCGTGATGGCATGGCTGTGCAGAGTCAGAGCTCTCCTGTCCGAGGCCCTGAGTGCTGCAGTTATAACAGCCACGGCAGCAGCATTCAGGAGTCTCCCTCTGAGC CGGATTATCTGAGCACGCTAAGTATGAGCTCCACCTCTCTTGGATCTGACAGTGAATTAGCCGGGATGGACAATTCGTTGTGGAGCTCCGCTGTCGAGCTGAGAAAAGGAGAGAACAAAGGGACACTGGTGAAG ATGGCAGAGAGTGTCCAGAGCCTGACCCAACTTCTATACAGTCTACAG GCAGCTGTGACCCTCCAGGACAGCTGCTATGAAGTCCACCAGCTCCTTCTTCAGGAGGGAGAAGGACCTCAGCTCCGAACACTCACCTCCCTTCAAAGCAGCCTG GAGCAGGAGAAGCAGAGGAGTattgagaagaaaaaagaggaagtggaaaAGAAGGGTttagagaggaagaaagaagaggTGGATGAGGTGCAGAAACTCCAGGTGAAGCTGAAACAAGAGCAACAACGTTGGGACAAAGAGTGTCTGGCCAGAGAGAAACAACAG AGTGAACAGGAAACTTTGCTGGAGCAGCGGGAGCAGCAGTGTCTTCTGGAAGCTGAGCGGCTGCGCTATGAGCGTGAGGAGCTGGAGGCCCAGCTGCTGGAGTACCAGCAAAATCTTGACAGACTGAGGGAGGGTCAGAGGAGTGtggagagggagaaggagaagaTCGAAGCGCAACAGAGACTGCTCCAGAGCTGGAGACATAGCCGCCAGAGCAGCCTGCCTGTTATGATTCCACTGGGTGAATACAAG GGGTCTACCCACAGCCGCTCAGGGAGCCTGGATGGCAACTGTTCAGTCTACAAGAATGAGGCAGCTTTGCTCACCTCACTCCAACAGAACCACCTCCACCAgcccaccaacaacaaccagcACCAGCATCCTCTCTCCATGCCAAGAAAAAACCACGAAGACCCCCTGCATAGTTCCACCTATTCGACCAACCTCGGCCTCAGTGCCAGCCTCTACAACAGCCTCAACACCCTGCTGAGCCAGACACACAGCAAACAGCCGCTGGATGGCATGACATACCCGAGCTACAGTAACAATCATGACTGTCCTCAGGCCCTGAATGACTCCATCCACCCCTTTGGCAGCAGGATCACTGCACAAACACAGGAGACCAACACTT CAAACTTCAGACCGGTGGTGGACAAACAATCCCCGGATCcgtggaggtcagaggtcacacgGCATAGACTTTATGAGGACGGCTTCTCTTCCTCTCACTCTCTTAACCCTCTCCTCCCCCCTCAGGCATACCTCTCTCTCGAAGGGCAGAATAGGGATGAGGGAGTTGAGGAGAACATTGTTTACCTCTAA